Proteins encoded by one window of Brevibacterium atlanticum:
- a CDS encoding DUF5719 family protein encodes MKHLRSIVTFAAIAVPGVLVATTSFLTPLTPGTLDRSPEQVRMPTADTRAICPGPLLTDGEAEGTDAEFVDDSKVSTRVVSASAPIGAADGSTSSARLQVADLGGSVDFDNPVGQGFVSGDDTIGSTKRVTGFARPGAPALTTGLETVEGSSGDLTGLAALTCAQASSSFRILAGSGATGSNSQLLLSNPGDVPVQAKVTLMTPSGSSTDPTEVSIKAGEQRAVRLAGLAAGAEALAVDVTVDGGVLAGSVQETVLDGLRPQGIDLAAAGADAARQQVLTGLSGKDVRVRVANPGEDLAEVSLKAYGPDGEIDIPRSSMTVVGRGVAEADLGDLDATSVVLDANRQVQAGAFIGRDGQKGAADFGSVQSTPDLAETQIMALPRTGSSSLQISPGQGQVQVQGMLDDGSLSDPQTVDLNPTGTTVLDPNEVSDEPVRALVIHGAQASGSQSDGVHASLVVTTDDGISSVAPAPAPAGVAYRDIRLG; translated from the coding sequence ATGAAGCATCTGCGCAGCATCGTGACCTTCGCGGCCATCGCCGTGCCCGGAGTGCTCGTGGCCACGACCTCCTTCCTCACCCCGCTGACCCCCGGCACCCTCGACCGCAGCCCCGAACAGGTGCGCATGCCGACGGCCGATACCCGCGCCATCTGCCCCGGGCCGCTGCTCACCGACGGTGAAGCCGAAGGCACGGACGCCGAGTTCGTCGACGATTCGAAGGTCTCGACTCGTGTCGTCTCGGCCTCGGCACCGATCGGAGCAGCCGACGGATCCACCTCCTCGGCGCGCCTGCAGGTCGCCGACCTCGGCGGTTCCGTCGACTTCGACAACCCCGTCGGCCAGGGCTTCGTCTCCGGCGATGACACCATCGGCTCGACGAAGCGGGTCACGGGGTTCGCCCGTCCGGGGGCACCCGCGCTGACCACCGGGCTCGAGACCGTCGAAGGCAGCTCCGGCGACCTCACGGGTCTGGCCGCGCTCACCTGCGCACAGGCCTCGAGCAGCTTCCGGATCCTCGCCGGCTCGGGAGCGACCGGGTCGAACTCCCAACTCCTGCTGAGCAACCCGGGCGACGTGCCCGTCCAGGCGAAGGTCACGCTGATGACTCCCTCGGGATCCTCGACCGACCCGACAGAGGTGAGCATCAAAGCCGGTGAACAGCGCGCCGTGCGGCTGGCCGGACTGGCCGCCGGTGCCGAAGCCCTGGCGGTCGACGTCACCGTCGACGGGGGCGTCCTCGCGGGGTCCGTGCAGGAGACCGTCCTCGACGGGCTCCGGCCCCAGGGCATCGACTTGGCTGCCGCCGGAGCCGATGCAGCTCGGCAGCAGGTACTGACCGGATTGAGCGGCAAGGACGTGCGGGTGCGCGTGGCCAACCCGGGTGAGGACCTCGCCGAGGTCTCGCTCAAGGCCTACGGGCCCGACGGCGAGATCGACATCCCCCGTTCCTCCATGACCGTCGTCGGTCGCGGTGTCGCCGAGGCCGACCTCGGCGATCTCGACGCCACCAGTGTGGTGCTCGACGCGAACCGGCAGGTCCAGGCCGGAGCGTTCATCGGCCGAGACGGGCAGAAGGGGGCGGCCGACTTCGGCAGCGTTCAGAGCACACCTGACCTCGCCGAGACCCAGATCATGGCCCTGCCCCGCACCGGCAGCAGCTCCCTGCAGATCTCTCCGGGCCAAGGCCAGGTGCAGGTGCAGGGAATGCTCGACGACGGATCACTGTCCGATCCGCAGACCGTCGACCTCAACCCCACCGGCACCACCGTGCTCGACCCCAACGAGGTGTCCGACGAACCCGTGCGGGCATTGGTGATCCATGGTGCGCAGGCCTCGGGGTCACAGTCCGACGGCGTCCATGCGAGCCTGGTCGTGACCACCGACGACGGCATCTCATCCGTGGCTCCCGCCCCGGCGCCGGCCGGAGTCGCCTACCGCGACATCCGCCTCGGCTGA
- a CDS encoding metallopeptidase family protein: MRSRRYRDRHGRGLRSPLHRAQVPARLSRAQSFAKVAAAEFARMREREPALLAEVIFAIDGVPPASSTEPCFGRVFPATSNRLTHIVLYRRVIEDHAEADTRDALIAEVVADQVDILRRT, encoded by the coding sequence ATGAGATCGAGGCGGTATCGCGACCGGCACGGCCGGGGGCTGCGTTCCCCGTTGCACCGTGCCCAGGTGCCTGCGCGGCTGTCTCGGGCGCAGAGCTTCGCCAAGGTCGCAGCCGCGGAATTCGCGCGGATGCGGGAGCGGGAACCCGCCCTTCTCGCCGAGGTGATCTTCGCCATCGACGGCGTCCCCCCGGCGAGTTCGACCGAGCCGTGCTTCGGCCGGGTTTTCCCCGCAACGTCGAACCGTCTCACACACATCGTCCTCTACCGCCGGGTCATCGAGGACCACGCCGAGGCGGACACGAGGGATGCGCTCATCGCCGAGGTCGTCGCCGATCAGGTCGACATCCTCCGACGCACCTGA
- a CDS encoding DUF3499 family protein, giving the protein MTYVHADATVVIGPLGRRAEPGAHDLCAEHAAKLTPPVDWQLIRIESGQAPPERSRDDLLAIADAVREAADRADVRSTHTETGAAGPERTSSSDQAQSGRKHGHLRIIGDS; this is encoded by the coding sequence ATGACGTACGTGCACGCTGATGCGACCGTCGTCATCGGCCCGCTGGGCCGACGAGCCGAGCCGGGTGCCCACGATCTGTGTGCCGAGCATGCGGCGAAGCTGACCCCTCCGGTGGACTGGCAGCTCATCCGCATCGAGTCGGGCCAGGCGCCGCCCGAACGCAGCCGAGACGATCTGCTGGCCATCGCCGATGCCGTCCGCGAGGCCGCCGACCGGGCAGACGTCAGGTCGACACACACCGAGACCGGCGCCGCGGGTCCCGAGCGGACCAGTTCATCCGACCAGGCTCAGAGCGGACGCAAGCACGGCCACCTGCGCATCATCGGCGACTCATGA
- the manB gene encoding phosphohexomutase domain-containing protein (converts mannose-6-phosphate to mannose-1-phosphate; the resulting product is then converted to GDP-mannose by ManC which is then used in the synthesis of mannose-containing glycoconjugates that are important for mediating entry into host cells), with the protein MSEAAGDASAGAVPSPAETDPQLTRTRATAVEAAVGAYDIRGRIPDQLDADTVFSLGWATAVTMSELHTSTEVVIGHDMRPSSPGFARAFAAGVETAGSRPILLGLCSTDQLYFASGIVDLPGAMITASHNPADYNGIKICGPRAAGVSLASGLGRIRELAPTAPASGDGGIEVDESAAAQMRQQYAARIRDLTRVDEVTGLRIVLDAGNGMAGRLLGEVFGTDAGAAAVPFDVIGLFTELDGTFPNHEANPLKPENLVDAARAVVETGADLGLVFDGDADRCFFIDEAGATMSPSAVGALVAEREIARSRAAGVAEPTVIHNLITSRSVAETITAAGGRALRSKVGHSGIKTLMAETGAVFACEHSAHFYFHEFFGADSGMLAACHLIAALAESDAPASRLVDSYDRFFQSGEINFTVADPDAVLADFAAHAEDFPTNSVDDLDGIGLQGEDWWINLRKSNTEPLVRLNVEAASEAHMRALTRRAEDFVTARA; encoded by the coding sequence ATGAGCGAAGCCGCAGGCGACGCCTCTGCCGGTGCTGTCCCTAGTCCTGCAGAGACGGACCCGCAGCTGACCCGCACCCGCGCCACCGCTGTGGAAGCGGCGGTCGGCGCCTACGACATCCGGGGACGGATCCCGGACCAGCTCGATGCGGACACCGTCTTCTCCCTCGGCTGGGCGACGGCAGTGACGATGTCCGAACTCCACACCAGCACCGAGGTGGTCATCGGTCACGATATGCGTCCGAGCTCGCCCGGCTTCGCCCGAGCCTTCGCCGCCGGTGTCGAGACCGCCGGATCGCGACCGATCCTGCTCGGGCTGTGCTCGACCGATCAGCTGTACTTCGCCTCCGGCATCGTCGATCTGCCCGGTGCGATGATCACCGCCAGCCACAACCCCGCCGACTACAACGGCATCAAGATCTGCGGGCCGCGAGCCGCAGGCGTCAGCCTCGCCTCGGGACTCGGCCGGATCAGGGAACTCGCCCCCACTGCTCCCGCATCGGGCGACGGCGGCATCGAGGTCGACGAATCCGCCGCGGCTCAGATGCGTCAGCAGTATGCGGCCCGCATCCGCGACCTCACCCGCGTCGACGAGGTGACGGGACTGCGGATCGTCCTCGACGCGGGAAACGGCATGGCCGGGCGCCTCCTCGGTGAGGTCTTCGGCACCGACGCAGGAGCCGCCGCGGTGCCCTTCGACGTGATCGGTCTGTTCACCGAACTCGACGGTACGTTCCCCAACCACGAGGCGAACCCGCTCAAACCCGAGAACCTCGTCGATGCGGCTCGCGCTGTCGTCGAGACCGGAGCCGACCTCGGACTCGTCTTCGACGGGGACGCCGACCGGTGCTTCTTCATCGACGAGGCGGGAGCGACGATGTCCCCCTCGGCCGTCGGCGCGCTTGTCGCAGAGCGCGAGATCGCGCGGTCCAGAGCGGCAGGAGTCGCGGAACCGACGGTCATCCACAACCTCATCACCTCCCGCAGCGTGGCCGAGACGATCACGGCTGCCGGAGGGCGGGCCCTGCGGTCGAAGGTCGGTCACTCGGGCATCAAGACGCTCATGGCAGAGACCGGAGCGGTCTTCGCCTGCGAACATTCCGCGCACTTCTACTTCCACGAATTCTTCGGCGCGGACTCGGGCATGCTCGCCGCCTGCCACCTCATCGCCGCCCTCGCCGAATCGGACGCGCCGGCCTCACGGCTGGTTGACTCCTACGACCGGTTCTTCCAGTCCGGGGAGATCAACTTCACCGTCGCCGACCCCGACGCCGTGCTCGCCGACTTCGCCGCCCACGCGGAGGACTTTCCCACCAACTCCGTCGACGACCTCGACGGAATCGGCCTCCAGGGCGAGGACTGGTGGATCAACCTGCGCAAGTCCAACACCGAGCCCCTGGTCAGGCTCAATGTCGAAGCCGCGAGTGAGGCGCACATGCGAGCCCTGACACGCCGGGCCGAAGACTTCGTCACCGCCCGAGCCTGA